The DNA segment GCTAAGGGCAAGTCCATTGTCGGTTGTCACTCCATTCAAGAATTCGTTGCTTCCATCAAGAGACCAAGAAAGATCATGATGTTAGTCAAGGCCGGTTCCCCAGTTGACGCTTTGATTGCCGAATTACTACCATTCTTAGAAAAGGGTGATATCATCATCGATGGTGGTAACTCTCATTTCCCAGACACTGACAGACGTTACGCAGAATTGACCGGTAAGGGTATCCTATACGTTGGTTCCGGTGTCTCCGGTGGTGAAGAAGGTGCTAGATACGGTCCTTCTTTGATGCCAGGTGGTTCCAAGGAAGCTTGGCCAGAAATCAAGGAAATCTTCCAAGCTATCTCCGCCAAGGCTGATGGTGAGCCATGTTGTGATTGGGTTGGCCCAGCTGGTGCAGGTCACTACGTCAAGATGGTCCACAACGGTATCGAATACGGTGACATGCAATTGATTTGTGAAGCTTACGACTTAATGAAGAGAGTCGCTGGTATGACCCCTAAGGAAATTTCTGATGTCTTAGCCGACTGGAACAACGGTGTTTTGGACTCTTtcttaattgaaattaccAGAGATATCTTAAAGTACGACGACGTTGACGGTAAGCCATTAGTCGAAAAGATCTTGGATAGTGCTGGTCAAAAGGGTACTGGTAAGTGGACTGCCATGAACGCTTTAGACTTAGGTATGCCAGTTACTTTAATTGGTGAAGCCGTCTTCTCCAGATGTTTATCTGCCATCAAGAGCGAAAGAACTAGAGCTTCCAAGATCTTAAGCGGTCCAGCTGTTTCTACTATCCCAGCTTCTGAAAGAGCTGCTTTCGTTGAAGACTTAAAGCAAGCTTTATACGCTTCCAAGATTATCTCTTACGCTCAAGGTTTCATGTTAATCAGAAACGCTGGTAAGGAATACGGTTGGGAATTTAACATGCCATCCATTGCTTTAATGTGGAGAGGTGGTTGTATCATTAGATCTGTCTTCTTAGGTGAAATCACTAAGGCTTACAGAAAAACTCCAGACTTAGAAAACTTGTTATTCGACAAGTTCTTCTTAGACGCTGTCACCACCGCTCAAAGTGGTTGGAGAAAGACCGTTGCTTTAGCTACCTTAAACGGTATCCCAACCCCAGCTTTCTCTACTGCTTTATCCTTCTACGATGGTTACAGATCTGCTAGATTACCAGCTAACTTGTTACAAGCTCAAAGAGATTACTTCGGTGCTCACACTTTCAGAGTCTTGCCAGAATTTGCTTCCGCTAACTTACCAGAAGGTAAAGATATTCACATCAACTGGACCGGTACTGGTGGTAACATCTCCGCTTCCACTTACAACGCTTAAGTAACTCCACTAATGAAATTCTATagtataatattataatatcttttacatagttaataaatgaaaaacataaaaatcTACTTTGTGTattatgatatatatatatattatatgtgCAATTTTATAAATCTTAAAGATTAAAGATATAGTCGTCATTTTCAGTTCATACAAATATGTACatgaataattttatagTGCGATGATTTGTCATTGAGTCCGTAGCTAAATTTAATGTAAGAAGTATCTTTTCGAAAATTCATAAGTAGATATCATTATTGCACAACTTGGCGCAATCTTAGCAACTCTTGGAATTAGGCCAGCAAATAAAGTCTTGAAACCTTCAACTTTACGGATGTTGTTCAGATACACAAACATACTCCGAGAAAGTTCCTTCTTGTCATTACTGTTTTTTAAAGAGATTTGTAACCGTGTTTTACCTACATCGAATGGGTGGGTGCACAATGCTGCAATGAAACCACTTATTGATCCGTGAATGAAACTATTGAGGAAGTGAGAGGCTCCATTTGAAATAAAGCTGTTTTCTTTGTGAAACAGAGTGAGATTTTTTTTGCAGTATTCATATGACCCCCAATAAATCGCACTGAATGGAACATCTCTCCATAATGTGATTTGAAGACCCTTAAAAATTGCTTTCAATCCTTCAGACTGGATTTCTATCCTAGATTCTCTTATTACATCTCTGAGTAGTTTTGTATTTCCCATGCTATTAGAGGTTGGAATACTTTGTAATCTTGTCTTAATCAATTCTAAGGGTGcaattgttgttgctgCAATGATTCTAGCAAATGCTCCACAAAATATTGGATTTGCTGAAGGAAGAGTTTGGCTCAATGGAGATAAATCTCTCATGTACTCGTAACcagtaaaataaatgatattagaCGGTATGGCCATAAACAGTGTTATTGACAATCCCCTCCATAGAGTTGATATTCCTTCTAGTTGCGCTATCTTTTTTAATGCTTCTATTGTACCAGAATAACGGATTACACTATTTTTACAGTTCATATCTTTGAAGCATGATGTTTGCCAAAATAGGATATTACCCCCTGGTGTAGTGGTTAATGGATGTGGTGAAAATTGCTTTAAACCTGATGACTTGATGCTATTTTTTGTTATGCTATTTGAGTTTGTGTTAGCGAAATCGCATGAACAGTCTGGGAGTAGTTCCTGTTGTTGTAACCGTACCCTGACTACATCCATTGGTGTTAGAATCATAGAAGTAATCAGCGAGCCTGTCATGGCACTTGTCATTCTTTCAGTCAACGTCAGTGATTCTGTCATGATTATATTGCAAATGCACCCAGTTCTTAGACTTATAGCAAATGATAGAATTTGATCAGGATGGTATGGGATAATGTGTCTTGCTTATCAGTCCATCTAATTGGGAGGAATATGAACTTAAATTGTGCTAATATAGTATCTTCTGATCTCAGATAGAGTTGAAAGGATTCACTAGCTCTTATCATTACTCTAActgatttgaaattaaatgcGATGAGTAAACTGAAATAAATAGGAATTTCAATGTAAACCCTAACATACCCTAACCGCTCAACATCGGGTTTAGGTTTTAGGGTGCGACAGAGTCAAGTGACAGAGTTGCCGAAAAAGGGAAGAGGCATTTGGGTTTAAAAAAAAGTGAAGTGTCAGTAAAATAACGCATTGGTATATACacacatatacatattgtttaaaatatttagcTAGTAGTATCTTTAAAGTCATAGTCCAGATACTGTGCTTATGAATGAAAAGGGTTGTTGATAAATGGTTAGGAAGTTGAAATGTTAGTGCACAATGCGACTGAGTTATTTATGCAATCTTTGCTGTTTTCTGTtatgttttcaaaattgcTTTCTTTTTCCCTATGgtaattttttcttatcAACGTATCTATTTTCTTAGCTTGGTATAATATCAAGTCTTCATTTGTCATTAAATTCAAGCTTTTGTaatctttttcaaaaatctCTTCTTCCCAATTTAAACTATACAGCCCGACGTTATTATACATGCCACTGTACttgttaaaataataaaaatccGTTTTATTTAGATTGGCACAAGGAATATTATCTAGCCATT comes from the Tetrapisispora phaffii CBS 4417 chromosome 1, complete genome genome and includes:
- the TPHA0A05350 gene encoding NADP(+)-dependent, decarboxylating phosphogluconate dehydrogenase (similar to Saccharomyces cerevisiae GND2 (YGR256W) and GND1 (YHR183W); ancestral locus Anc_5.55), whose translation is MSSDFGLIGLAVMGQNLILNVADHGYTVSCFNRTTSKVDHFLANEAKGKSIVGCHSIQEFVASIKRPRKIMMLVKAGSPVDALIAELLPFLEKGDIIIDGGNSHFPDTDRRYAELTGKGILYVGSGVSGGEEGARYGPSLMPGGSKEAWPEIKEIFQAISAKADGEPCCDWVGPAGAGHYVKMVHNGIEYGDMQLICEAYDLMKRVAGMTPKEISDVLADWNNGVLDSFLIEITRDILKYDDVDGKPLVEKILDSAGQKGTGKWTAMNALDLGMPVTLIGEAVFSRCLSAIKSERTRASKILSGPAVSTIPASERAAFVEDLKQALYASKIISYAQGFMLIRNAGKEYGWEFNMPSIALMWRGGCIIRSVFLGEITKAYRKTPDLENLLFDKFFLDAVTTAQSGWRKTVALATLNGIPTPAFSTALSFYDGYRSARLPANLLQAQRDYFGAHTFRVLPEFASANLPEGKDIHINWTGTGGNISASTYNA
- the MTM1 gene encoding Mtm1p (similar to Saccharomyces cerevisiae MTM1 (YGR257C); ancestral locus Anc_5.53), whose protein sequence is MTESLTLTERMTSAMTGSLITSMILTPMDVVRVRLQQQELLPDCSCDFANTNSNSITKNSIKSSGLKQFSPHPLTTTPGGNILFWQTSCFKDMNCKNSVIRYSGTIEALKKIAQLEGISTLWRGLSITLFMAIPSNIIYFTGYEYMRDLSPLSQTLPSANPIFCGAFARIIAATTIAPLELIKTRLQSIPTSNSMGNTKLLRDVIRESRIEIQSEGLKAIFKGLQITLWRDVPFSAIYWGSYEYCKKNLTLFHKENSFISNGASHFLNSFIHGSISGFIAALCTHPFDVGKTRLQISLKNSNDKKELSRSMFVYLNNIRKVEGFKTLFAGLIPRVAKIAPSCAIMISTYEFSKRYFLH